A genomic segment from Panthera tigris isolate Pti1 chromosome A1, P.tigris_Pti1_mat1.1, whole genome shotgun sequence encodes:
- the GJB6 gene encoding gap junction beta-6 protein: MDWGTLHTFIGGVNKHSTSIGKVWITVIFIFRVMILVVAAQEVWGDEQEDFVCNTLQPGCKNVCYDHFFPVSHIRLWALQLIFVSTPALLVAMHVAYYRHEAARKFRRGDKRNEFKDLEDIKKQKVRIEGSLWWTYTSSIFFRIIFEASFMYVFYFLYNGYHLPWVLKCGIDPCPNLVDCFISRPTEKTVFTIFMISASVICMLLNVAELCYLLLKVCFRRSKRAQTQRNHPNHALKESKQNEMNELISDSGQNAITGFPS; the protein is encoded by the coding sequence ATGGACTGGGGTACCCTGCATACTTTCATCGGGGGTGTAAACAAACACTCCACCAGCATCGGGAAGGTGTGGATCACCGTCATCTTCATTTTTCGCGTCATGATCCTCGTGGTCGCCGCTCAAGAGGTGTGGGGTGACGAGCAGGAAGATTTTGTCTGCAACACGCTGCAGCCAGGGTGCAAAAATGTGTGCTATGACCACTTTTTCCCTGTGTCCCACATCCGGCTGTGGGCCCTGCAGCTCATCTTCGTGTCCACCCCGGCCCTGCTGGTAGCGATGCACGTGGCCTACTACAGGCACGAGGCCGCCCGCAAATTCAGGCGAGGAGACAAGCGAAATGAATTCAAAGACCTCGAAGACATTAAAAAGCAGAAGGTCCGGATAGAGGGGTCCCTGTGGTGGACGTACACCAGCAGCATCTTCTTCCGCATCATCTTCGAAGCATCCTTTATGTACGTCTTTTACTTCCTTTACAACGGGTACCACCTGCCCTGGGTGTTGAAATGTGGGATTGACCCCTGCCCCAACCTTGTCGACTGCTTTATCTCTAGACCTACCGAGAAAACCGTGTTTACCATTTTTATGATTTCCGCATCTGTGATTTGCATGCTGCTTAACGTGGCCGAGCTGTGTTACCTGCTCCTGAAAGTGTGTTTTAGGAGATCAAAAAgagcacagacacagagaaatcACCCCAATCATGCCCTAAAAGAGAGTAAGCAAAACGAAATGAACGAGCTGATTTCAGATAGTGGTCAGAATGCGATCACAGGCTTTCCAAGCTAA